From Rhodopseudomonas palustris:
GGTGCGGCGGACGTTGAGCGCGTTGCCGTAGCCGTGGTCGGCGTCGACCAGCACCGGCAGCGCCGCGGCGCGCGCCATCCGCCGCATCTGCTCGGCGAGTTCGGTGAGCGTGATCAGCGCGCTATCGGGATCGCCGAGGATCGCCAGCGACGCGACCGAACCGCCGAACATCCCGAGCGGGAACTGGAGATCGTCGGCGATCCGGATCGAGATCGCGTCATAGACCGACGCCGGCCGCACGCAGGCCGATCCTTCGAGGATCGCCCGCAGCGCGCCGCGGCGGCCGCGCCAGGCCATGGCCTTACGCGAATTCCAGGATCAGCGCGTCGACCGCCAGCGTGGCGCCGGGCGCGGCGTGGATCTTCTTCACCGTGCCGTCGCGCTCGGCGCGCAGCACGTTCTGCATCTTCATCGCCTCGACCACCGCCAGCGTCTCCCCGGCCTTGATCTCCTGGCCCTCGGTCACCGCGATCGAGATCACGAGGCCCGGCATCGGGCACAGCACCTTCTTGCCGGTGTCGGCCTTGTTGCCTTCCAGCATCCAGCGTGCCGACGACGCCTCGCGCTCGGTGAAGACGTTGACCGCGACTTCGTAGCCGTGATGCGCGAGCCGGACGCCGTTCGGGATCGAGCGGACCTGCACCGCGACCGGCTTGCCGTTGATGGTCCCCTGCCACACCGGGTCGCCGGGGATCCACGACGACAGCAATTGATGCGACTGCCCCAGCGATCCGTCGGCCTCGACGAAGCGCACCACGAAGCCCTCGCCCTCGCGGATCACATCGAGCGCGATCTCGGTGCGTTCGAGCCAGACGCAACGGCGGCGTTCGCGGATCACCGCGCGGCCGATCATCTGCCCGGAAATCTTGCGCCTGCGCTCACCGATGACGCGGTCGATCGCGGCGCCCACCGCGGCGATGCGGCGGGCGACGTCGCCCGCCGGCAGACGCGCGGCGAAGCCCTGCGGGAATTCCTCGGCGATGAAGCCGGTCGACAGATTGCCCTCGCGCCAGCGCGGATGCGTCATCAGCGCCGACAGGAACGGGATGTTGTGGCGGATGCCGTCGACATAGAACGCATCCAGCGCGTGCGCCTGCGCCTCGATCGCCGCCGCGCGCGACGGCGCATGCGTCACCAGCTTGGCGATCATCGGATCGTAGAAGATCGAGATCTCGCCGCCTTCCTGCACGCCGGTGTCGTTGCGCACGGTGATGCCGTCGGCCGAACTCTCGGTCGGCGGGCGGTACTTCACCAGACGGCCGATCGACGGCAGGAAGCTGCGGAACGGATCTTCCGCATAAACGCGGGACTCCACCGCCCAGCCCTTGAGCTTGACGTCCTTCTGCGCCAGCGCCAGCTTCTCGCCGGCGGCGACACGGATCATCTGCTCGACCAAGTCGATGCCGGTGATCATCTCGGTGACCGGATGTTCGACCTGCAGGCGGGTGTTCATCTCGAGGAAGTAGAAGCTCTTGTCCTGTCCGGCGACGAACTCCACGGTGCCGGCGGAATC
This genomic window contains:
- a CDS encoding acetyl/propionyl/methylcrotonyl-CoA carboxylase subunit alpha — protein: MFKRILIANRGEIACRVIKTARLMGIETVAVYSEADRDALHVEMADEAVLIGPAAASESYLVIEKIVEACRKTGAEAVHPGYGFLSEREAFPRILADAGIVFIGPNPGAIAAMGDKIESKKAAAKANVSTVPGYLGVIEDATHAVKIADEIGYPVMIKASAGGGGKGMRIAHSTSEVAEGFNLAKAEAKASFGDDRVFIEKFIVDPRHIEIQVLGDKHGNVIYLGERECSIQRRNQKVIEEAPSPLLDEVTRRKMGEQAVALAKAVQYDSAGTVEFVAGQDKSFYFLEMNTRLQVEHPVTEMITGIDLVEQMIRVAAGEKLALAQKDVKLKGWAVESRVYAEDPFRSFLPSIGRLVKYRPPTESSADGITVRNDTGVQEGGEISIFYDPMIAKLVTHAPSRAAAIEAQAHALDAFYVDGIRHNIPFLSALMTHPRWREGNLSTGFIAEEFPQGFAARLPAGDVARRIAAVGAAIDRVIGERRRKISGQMIGRAVIRERRRCVWLERTEIALDVIREGEGFVVRFVEADGSLGQSHQLLSSWIPGDPVWQGTINGKPVAVQVRSIPNGVRLAHHGYEVAVNVFTEREASSARWMLEGNKADTGKKVLCPMPGLVISIAVTEGQEIKAGETLAVVEAMKMQNVLRAERDGTVKKIHAAPGATLAVDALILEFA